A genome region from Hippopotamus amphibius kiboko isolate mHipAmp2 chromosome 1, mHipAmp2.hap2, whole genome shotgun sequence includes the following:
- the TARDBP gene encoding TAR DNA-binding protein 43 encodes MSEYIRVTEDENDEPIEIPSEDDGTVLLSTVTAQFPGACGLRYRNPVSQCMRGVRLVEGILHAPDAGWGNLVYVVNYPKDNKRKMDETDASSAVKVKRAVQKTSDLIVLGLPWKTTEQDLKEYFSTFGEVLMVQVKKDIKTGHSKGFGFVRFTEYETQVKVMSQRHMIDGRWCDCKLPNSKQSPDEPLRSRKVFVGRCTEDMTADELQQFFCQYGEVVDVFIPKPFRAFAFVTFADDQVAQSLCGEDLIIKGISVHISNAEPKHNSNRQLERSGRFGGNPGGFGNQGGFGNSRGGGAGLGNNQGSNMGGGMNFGAFSINPAMMAAAQAALQSSWGMMGMLASQQNQSGPSGNNQSQGNMQREPNQAFGSGNNSYSGSNSGAAIGWGSASNAGSGSGFNGGFGSSMDSKSSGWGM; translated from the exons ATGTCTGAATATATTCGGGTAACTGAAGATGAGAATGACGAGCCCATTGAAATCCCCTCGGAAGACGATGGCACAGTGCTGCTGTCCACAGTTACAGCCCAGTTCCCAGGGGCGTGTGGGCTGCGCTACAGGAACCCGGTGTCTCAGTGTATGCGAGGTGTCCGTCTGGTAGAAGGAATTCTGCACGCCCCCGATGCTGGCTGGGGGAATCTGGTGTATGTTGTCAACTATCCCAAAG ataacaaaagaaaaatggatgaaaCAGATGCTTCATCAGCAGTGAAAGTGAAAAGAGCAGTCCAGAAAACATCTGATTTAATAGTGTTGGGTCTCCCATGGAAAACAACTGAACAGGatttaaaggaatattttagTACCTTTGGAGAAGTTCTTATGGTTCAG gTCAAGAAAGATATTAAAACTGGCCATTCAAAAGGGTTTGGCTTTGTTCGCTTTACGGAATACGAAACCCAGGTGAAAGTGATGTCACAGCGACATATGATAGACGGACGATGGTGTGATTGTAAACTTCCAAATTCTAAG CAAAGCCCAGATGAGCCTTTGAGAAGCAGGAAGGTGTTTGTTGGGCGTTGTACGGAGGACATGACTGCTGATGAGTTGCAGCAGTTTTTTTGCCAGTACGGAGAAGTGGTAGATGTCTTCATTCCCAAACCGTTCAGGGCTTTTGCCTTTGTTACATTTGCAGATGATCAG GTTGCCCAGTCTCTTTGTGGAGAGGACTTGATCATTAAAGGAATCAGCGTACATATATCCAATGCTGAACCTAAGCACAATAGCAATAGACAGTTAGAAAGAAGTGGAAGATTTGGTGGTAATCCAGGTGGCTTTGGGAATCAGGGTGGATTTGGTAACagtaggggtgggggggctggttTGGGAAACAATCAAGGTAGTAATATGGGCGGAGGGATGAACTTTGGTGCTTTTAGCATTAATCCAGCAATGATGGCTGCAGCCCAGGCAGCTCTGCAGAGCAGCTGGGGGATGATGGGCATGCTAGCCAGTCAGCAGAACCAGTCAGGCCCATCAGGTAATAACCAAAGCCAAGGCAACATGCAGAGGGAGCCGAATCAGGCTTTTGGTTCTGGAAATAACTCTTATAGTGGTTCTAATTCAGGTGCAGCAATTGGGTGGGGATC